From the Labrus mixtus chromosome 17, fLabMix1.1, whole genome shotgun sequence genome, one window contains:
- the gfi1b gene encoding zinc finger protein Gfi-1b, which produces MPRSFLVKNKRLPSHNIHRTYEEPQEPTCRPTEALPEVQNTDSSDEHQSEERSPPQDRCSFEEEEEDAELERPLPAHPEPTRPSVALTQPFYLNEPHIAGFPPYYKPYAWESVPSSYELRQMSFSPTVLQHASNLYGTHLSRSPPPQQPLDCSTHYSPTSNTYHCITCDKVFSTPHGLEVHVRRSHSGTRPFGCNICRKTFGHAVSLEQHMNVHSQEKSFECKMCGKTFKRSSTLSTHLLIHSDTRPYPCQYCGKRFHQKSDMKKHTYIHTGEKPHKCQVCGKAFSQSSNLITHSRKHTGFKPFGCDICSKGFQRKVDLRRHHESQHGMKPKL; this is translated from the exons ATGCCGCGGTCATTTCTGGTGAAAAACAAGAGGTTGCCTTCCCATAATATTCACCGAACATATGAAGAGCCGCAGGAGCCCACATGTAGGCCGACAG AAGCTCTACCAGAGGTTCAAAACACAGACTCCTCCGATGAGCATCAGTCAGAAGAGCGGTCTCCCCCTCAGGACCGCTGCTcgtttgaggaggaggaggaggatgcagaGCTTGAACGCCCCTTACCTGCTCACCCAGAGCCAACCAGACCCTCTGTGGCTCTCACACAGCCGTTCTATCTAAACG AGCCTCACATTGCAGGATTCCCTCCGTACTATAAGCCATACGCCTGGGAGTCGGTGCCCTCCTCCTACGAGCTGCGTCAGATGAGTTTCAGCCCCACAGTCCTGCAGCACGCCAGCAATCTGTATGGCACCCACTTGAGCCGCAGCCCACCACCTCAGCAGCCCCTGGACTGCAGCACCCACTACTCCCCAACATCCAACACCTACCACTGCATCACCTGTGACAAG GTGTTCTCAACACCCCACGGACTGGAGGTTCACGTCAGGAGGTCTCACAGTGGAACAAGACCTTTTGGCTGCAACATCTGCAGAAAAACTTTCGGCCACGCTGTCAGTCTGGAGCAACACATGAATGTCCACTCTCAG gAAAAAAGCTTCGAGTGCAAGATGTGTGGCAAAACATTCAAGCGctcctccaccctctccacACACCTGCTCATCCACTCGGACACGAGGCCGTACCCCTGCCAGTACTGCGGCAAGAGGTTCCACCAGAAGTCCGACATGAAGAAacacacgtacatacacacag gTGAAAAGCCGCACAAATGTCAGGTGTGCGGTAAAGCCTTCAGCCAAAGCTCCAACCTGATCACCCACAGCAGGAAACACACTGGCTTCAAACCGTTCGGATGTGACATTTGTTCCAAAGGCTTCCAGCGTAAGGTGGATCTCCGCAGGCACCACGAGAGCCAGCACGGCATGAAGCCTAAACTCTAG